CGAAAAAGAGATCATTCTTTCGTATTCACAAAAATTGTCATCGGGCGCAGATCCGTACCGGGTACACCTGCGAGGACTCCCGTCCGTCAAGCAATTCGATTTACGTGTCATCGATGGGCGAGCTCTGGCGAAACGCAAAGCGTTTACGTCGCGCCAGGCCAATTTCAAACCCGATCGCGATTTCGTTCTGCCGATCGGAACCGACAAATCGCTTGCCGTGGGACTTCGTCACGAAGAATTGGCGGTAGCTCGAGTGACCCCGGTGGCCGAAGATCGCCCGGATCCGGTGCATGATTTGCTCGTGCTGCTCGATACGAGCGCTTCCCGTGCGCTCGATTTGAAAACGCAGGCAAATCAATTGGCGGCGCTATTGGCGGCCATGCCCGACGACATATCCAGTGACATGTCGCTTGCCGTTGCGTGCTTCGATCAGGAGCTCGAACCGATTTACGTAGGTTCCAGAAGAAATTTTGGTGCCAAAGAAATCGAGGCCATTCTGAAGCGCAAAGCGCTCGGTGCATCCGATTTGGGTTTGGCGCTCGAGAGCGCCGCGAGTTTTGTAAAAAAACAAAGCGGCAAGTTTACTCGCGTATTGCTATTTACCGATGGCATTCCGACGGCCGGTGCCGTGGAAGCGGTCGATATTGCCAAAGAGCTCCAAGACCTGCGTGATGCCGGGGTTCGGCGCATCGATGCGGTCGTGGCTGGGGGCATTCGTGACGAAAACCTCCTTCGCAAATTGACGAAAGGCACGTTGCCGAAGGACGGTATCGTGCTCGATGCGGACTTGCCTTCGAGTGAAATGGCCAGTCGATTGAATCGGGCCACGGTATCGAATTTGAGGGTACGGGTTCCCGGCGCGAAATTCGTATGGCCGGAAAAACTGGACGGCATGCTGCCGCGTGACGAAGCGCTGGTATTCGCCGAGCTTCCCAAGGGGGCACCTTTCGAGGTCGAAATCGAGGGGCCGAGTGGCAAGGTGAAACGTGTCGTCGCGACCGAATTTGCTGAAAAGCCGCTGCTCGAACGCGCCATCGTGGGCGCGCGTATCGAGAGGCTCACGGACGAACGCGACGCAACGGACAAGGAAGAACGACGCGCTGAGATTGCGCGTGAAATCGTTTCACTTTCGACGCAGTTCCGCGTGCTGTCCGATTTCACGGCATTGCTCGTGCTGGAAAGCGACCAGGATTACGCGCGGTTTGGCATCGACCGCCGAGCGCTCGCGGACATTCTCGTGGTGGGTCCCGCAGGGATCGAATTGCAAAAGCGTACGGCGGGACCGGTTGCGATTGCTCAGCCGAGTCCCGTGGAAGACCGCAAATTGCCCAAGGAAAAAGAGAAGGGCGGGGATAAAAAAGCCGATATGGCCGGTGGTGCTGCGCCAGGCAATGCAGCTCCGTCGACACCGCCGGCCGATACGGCATTGGAGGCTCCGCCGCCTCCGGCGCAAGCGGCACTTTCGCGTGACGAATTGAGGGAGGAGGCGCGGCCGGCGCCCATGGCCGAGCCGGAGCCCGAAGCTCCGCGTCCAGCACCGCGTCCGGCTGCGACGGCGATGGCGCCGCGCCCGCCGTCTAAAGCGGGAGCGCCGGCGACGAAACCATCCCAAGCCGCATCGGGAGGTGGCTCAACGGCGTCCTCGCGTCCCTGGCGTCCACCGCCGCCACCACCACCGCCGCCACCGCGTCGAATCGTCGAACGAGAGCAATTCGAGGACGACGACAATGACGGGGATGACGAGGATAGTCCGCAAGATACGGGCGTCGCGCCGTACGAAGGCAAATTCGCCAATGTCATGGCGCTCATTGAGAAGAAACGCACGGCGGACGCGATTGCATTTGCCTCGGATTACCGTGACGCCGATCCGGGCGACGCATTGGCGCTCGTGGCGCTCGGAGAAGCGTTCGAAGCGGCGGGGGACAAGGATCAAGCCGCGCGAGCGTTTGGTTCGATCATTGATTTGTTTCCCGGTCGAGCGGATTTGCGTCGCTTTGCGGGCGCTCGATTGGAACGTTTTGCCAAACCTGGAGATGCAGCGCATTGGCTCGTGGTCGATACCTACCGAAAAGCCGTGGCGTCGCGGCCCGATCATCCGTCGGGTGCACGCATGCTCGCGTACGCGCTCGCCCGCGCGGGATACTTCGAAGAAGCGCTCGATACGGTCATTGCAGCGTTCGTTCGGCGTTATCCGAGCGGCCGGTTTGCGGGCGTGCGGCGCGTGCTTTCGGATGACGTGGGCATATTGGCCGCGGCATTCGTCAAAGCAAGGCCCGAGCGGCGGGCGGAAGTGGAAAAGCGGCTCGCCGAAATCGGTGCACGCATATCGAACAAACCGTCGCTGCGGTTTGTCTTGGTATGGGAAACCGACGCCAACGACGTCGATTTCCACATTCGCGACGGACGCGGTGGACATGCCTATTACAGCAGGCGAAAGCTACGTTCTGGCGGCGAGCTGTATGCCGATGTGACGACGGGGTACGGGCCGGAATGTTTTGCCATCGATGGACGGGCAACGGCATATCCGTACCGCTTGCAGGCGCATTATTATTCGCGCGGCCCGATGGGTTATGGCATGGGCAAGCTGCAAATCGTCGAGCACGACGGAGCAGGCACCATCAAGCTCGAGGAGCGACCGTTCGTCGTGATGACCGATCGGGCGTTCGTCAATTTGGGTGTGGTCACGGGACCGCTCAAGGCGCAGTGAATCAAACTCGCAAAAACAAGGACACGCTACCCATGTTGGGCCAAACGTGTTTTACTGGGCCGCCGGACAAACCGTGCCCAAGAGGAGCGACGCTGTGGGGATCGTAACGTACGACAAAACGGGTGAACGAGTCAAACTGTCGGATGCATCCGAGGATCCGCCGAAGCATGTTTCGCGGGACGAGGCGCAAAAGGAGCTCGCCGACCTTGGGGATGAGCTTTTCACGTTGCAGGATTTGCTCTGGGGCGCGCGTACGCACGCGGTGCTCGTCGTGCTGCAAGGGCGCGATACCGCGGGAAAAGATGGCGCCATCAAACACGTCGCCGGTTTTTTGAACCCGCGCGGTGTGCACGTGACGTCGTTCGGCGTTCCCACGTCGGAAGAGCGGGAGCACGATTTCTTGTGGCGTATTCATCGAAATACGCCGCGTCTCGGCGAATTCGCCATTTTTAATCGATCGCATTACGAAGACGTACTCGTCGTACGTGTTCACGACTTGGCGCCCAAAGAAATCTGGGGCGAACGATTCGGGCACATTCGCGACTTCGAAGAATTGCTCGTCGAGCATCGCACCATCGTGCTGAAGTTTTTCCTGCACATCAGCAAAGACGAGCAAAAAAAGCGGCTGCTCGAACGGGAACAAGATCCACGCACCGCCTGGAAGCTCAACGCCGGCGACTGGCAAGAACGCGAGCTGTGGGACGAGTACACCGAAGCGTACGAAGATGCCATTTCCCGCACGGCCACCAAACGTGCCCCGTGGAGGATCGTTCCAGCGGACGCGAAATGGTATCGCAATCTCGTCATCGCGCGCGCGATCGTCGAAGAATTGCGTCCGTACAAAAAGATTTGGCAGGAAAAACTCGACCGGGTTGGAGCCGATAAAAAAGCGGAGCTCGACGCATATCGCAAGAGCAGGGGGTGACGTTGAACGAGCCGCATCAACGGAAGACGAATATGAATAAGAATGACCTTCTTTTCAGTAGGCTTCGCGTAGCCGCGTGTGTTCTTGCTTTGAGCATGTCGGGTTGCGACGATACTCCTGTAACGTGCGAAAGCTCGAAGTCCGGGGATGCCGCGGCATTTCTGGCCGTGGAGGGCTTGACCATACAGCACTCCCTCTCCAAAAAGTCAGGGAATCCCGTGGACCTGACCAATCTGCTCGTCGAATTGGTCGATCCCGCGTCGTTCGCTGATCCCGCGACCGAAAAGCCGCTTGCGTCGCAAAAGCTCGACACGTCCACATTGGGCGGGTCACCCGCCTCTTGGAGCTTCACGAGCGTCGATTTGCTCGACACGACGAACACACTGCTCGCATCCATCAAAGATGGGCGGACGGAAAATCCGCTTTGGGTAACGACATACGCGAACGTTGCCGATGCCGCGAGGCTCGATGAATTACGCGCATCGAATGGTGCGATCGCCGATGTGCGCACCTTTGCGCTGACACGCGACGCGATTGACGCCGTGGTGGCTCCCGTGCTGGGGCAATCTGGCGGCGACGTATTGGCACGCGGCGTATTGATCGGTATCGTCGTCGATCCGGCCGATGCCTGCGGCGACCCGCAACCGGCCGTTTCCGATTGCACCGTGACGACGGATCGCCAGGATGTCACGATTTCGTATCCCGATAGCAGAGTCGAGGGGCTCACGGACGAGACGGCGAATCAGGGCATGTTCTTCGCCGTTCCGAATGCGGTAGGCATGGCTTCCACGGCGAACTTTACCATTACGGCGGGCAGTTTCGATTCTCGTGAGTGGGCCACAACGTCGGCATGGATCGTCCCCGGCAGAGTGACCATTCAATTGTTCGTCGCGAAATAGGTGGGACGAATGTTTCGGTCCCCAACAACCCGCCGCCCGAGTTCGCTAGCGACATGAACGATGAGCTTGTCACTCGCATCAGTTGGGGTACACTTGGACAACCATGACTGCTCTCGCACGCAAGCTGCTCGATCAGGCACTCGACCTTCCCGATGATGAACGTCTTGCGATCGCGTCGGCCCTCCTCGAGAGCGTCGAGGGAGAAGTGGATCCAGGTTGGGAAGAGGCGTGGGTAAAAGAGGCTCAACGACGTGATGCAATGGCCAGGGCGTCTGGCGAGCCGCTGGCCGAATGGTCGGAGGTGCGCGAGCGCGTCCTCCGACGTCTTGCAACTCGATGAAGCTCTCTGTCCAATTTCTACCCCAGGCGGAGGTGGAAATGATGGAAGCTGCGGCGTTTTACGAAGCGCGTCGCGAAGGGCTTGGGGTGGAGTTCGTCGAGTCGATAGAGCGTACGATTAACGAAATTCTCGACATGCCGAATGCTGGTGCCCCTGCGCCAGCGATCCGCGCTTTCGTCAACGTCTGGTGCGTCGATTCCCGTACAGAATCATGTACCAGGTAATGACGGGGCGAATCGAAATTGCCGCCATCATGCACACGAGCCGTCGACCAGATTACTGGCTTGGTCGACGTCGGTCGTGATTTCAGTGCGATAACCGCAACGATGGCTGTCGTCAACGGCCATTGCGCCGCGCAAAGAGTAGGCGCATTGAGGACTCTACTTCCCCGCCAAATCCACTTCGACCATTTCGTTTGGCCCCGTCACGCTCCCATACTTGTTGTCGACGACCAGCATCGCTCGGCGATCGTCCAGCCAAACCACACCCTCGAAATTGCGTTTGCCCCCATTGGCATACGGAAACAAATCCATCACCACACGCGCCGTCCGCGGTGCTTCCTCCGCCGCGCCACCGAGCGGCACTGTAAACGACAAGAGGCGCGAAACCTCGAAATGCCGCTCGATCGCAAGCACCTCGATGGCGCCGTCTTTTTCACGGCAATCGAGCCCCGCGATTTTTCCCGTTGTGGTCGTCAGCGTCAATCGATACGCCGTCACTTCGCCCGTCTGTTCGTCGATTCTCGCAATCGCCGCGAACCGCTCATCGTTCTTGCCCGATAACGGGTTTTCGATCGCCGCGATCAATTTACCGCCCGCTGCGCAAAGCCCCTCGACACCACGCTTGTCATCGCATTCCGCACCCCATGCGCGTAGCGGCATCGCAATGTCGCGAACGACCTTCGCCCCATCCCCCTCGCGCTCCACGACGAGCACATGCTCGCTGCCGTCTTTGCATCCTCCCTCGGTGCCAATCGCGAAGCGACCTTTGCCGAGCCACGCGAGCGACTCGAATTCGACGCCCTCGGGCACGCCACTCACGCGATACCGATGCTGCTCGGCACCGCCCGCGGAAAGCTCGACGAGCACGCGTATATCCTCGGGGACGGCAAACAGCGAGCTTGCGTCATCGCGGGCTAGCCCGGACAAACCTGGCAGATCGAGCACCTGCACGTTCACGATGCGCCCGCCCGAAGGCATCGCCGTGTCGGGCTTGCGCGAACACCCAGCGAGCAGACAAACGCACGAAAACGCGAAGATCGACGCGGCCTTTCGAGTGGTCATGGGCAAACGATATCATGAAACGCGCCTGCGCCGCATGCGCCAAAACGCAAGCGTTGCCAAGCTCAAAAACGCCATTCCATCATCACCGCTGCGCCCTGCACGACACGAACATCCACCCACGGCCGAAGGCGGTCCATTCGAGCTGCCGCCGGCTCCTGCGGCTCCACCGCCTCCGCTGCTGCTCGACGAGCTCGCTTCGACACACGATGTCGCGTTGACCAAGTCGCTCAGGGCCGGCCACTCGGACGCGCATATCGGCAATGGACACGAAACGGGGCCACAGACGTCCGAAAGCAGGGCCAAAGGCTTGAACGTCGCGCCCTCCGTTACGGACAAACCCACGGAAAAACCATCGAGCACTTGTTCCGTGCAAGCATAAATGCCCGCATCCGCCCAGCGCAAGCAACGTGCATGCAAAAGCGACGTTTGCTCGAATGCCCAATTCGGCACGGGCGTTCGCCAAACGCCGTCTTTTTCTCCGCCGAGGACGAGCGTTTTACCGTCGGGCGAAAGGGCCAAGCCCAGAAGCGCTCCTTCGCCCGAAAAGATTTCTTGCCACGTTGCGCCCCCATTTTCCGTAACGAAAAGGCGCCCGGGAATTCCATCGAGCCGTACGTAGAGGCGATCCACATTTTGCGGATCCACCGCGCCGATGAATGGAGCATGCTCGTCATCGCTGAAAGGAACGTCCCATGTGTCGTACGAATTTCCGCTGTCGAGCGAGCGCAAAACGACGCCTCGAGGCATCGGGCCGCCGACGACGCCGCTCACGTATACGATCGAGGGATCCGATGGAGCAAGGTCGACGGTGAGCCCGCGGAGGTTTTCCGAAAAAACGTTACCGATTTGAATGAACGACGAGCCTCCGTCTTCGGTCAAAAAAAGGCGTGTATCGAAGGTGGCTCCAAGTGGAATGGACGTCAATACGACCGCGCGAGCTGGGTTTTTCTTACCCACCGCAAGGTCGGCGACGAATTTGCCTTCGAGCGACGCAACGCGCGAAAATTGGCAAGCATCGGGGGTCGATATGGACAAACCATCGGCCAAGCCGACCAAAATGGCGCCGCCTGCCGTGATACCGATGGGCGGATCCCAGATTCCGCTGAACCCCATCGCGCTTTCGCAGATCCAATCCCATCGGCTGCCGCCATCATGCGTCACGAGTAGCCCGTAGGTCGCTCGCAAAACGATATGCGCCGGATCCGCTGGGTCGACCTCCACGTGCCCCGCCGAAGGAAATCGACCATTGGCATGTGCACATGGAGCCCAAGACAAACACCCCAGCATACCCAGGGCAAAACAAAGCCGCTTCATGGCAAACAATGTCCCTGCGTGCAATATAGCCCCGCGGCGCAATCGTCATCAATGAAGCAATGCCAGCCCTCGGGACATTTCATAGCGCACGGCCCGCCGCAATCCGGGTCGGTTTCGCCTTGATTCGTATACCCGTCGCTGCACGTGGGCAAACACGTGAGCGTCATCGGATCGCACAAACCTCCGCGGCAATCGCCGTCGATGAAGCACGGATAAAGTGGTGGACACTTGTTCGCACAAGACCCACCACAATCCCAGCTCGACTCGTCCCCATTGTGAATACCATCGAAACACGATGGTTCGCCGCATACCGTACTTCCCGCGGGACCTTCGCACTTTTTGCTCGCGCATTCTTCGGCGGCCGTGCATGGAGTCCCCGTGGGGCAACCCGTGGGACAGGTGGCGCCGCAATCGACGCCCACTTCGCTGCCATTTTGAACGCCGTCTTCGCACGTCGGAACGGCGCAAATGCCCTCTACGCAAGAATGACTCACGCAATCGCTGCCAGCGCCGCACGCAAGGCCGGTGCTGCACGGCATACAATCGCTTCCGCCGCAATCGGCATCGGTTTCGGCCCCGTTCTTCACGCCATCGGTGCACGTGGGAACCGGCACGCATATGCTCGCATTGCAAAGCCCCGACGCACAATCCGCGTCGATGCCGCAATTTGCACCAAGGCCGCACGGCACGCAATCAGGCCCGCCGCAATCGACGTCCGTTTCGCTTCCATTGACGATGCCATCCGTACACGTGGGCGCGCACGTGCCCGCGTCGCACAATCCGCCCACGCAATCGGTATCTGCGATGCATTCGGCGCCTGGTCCGCAATGCGCTGGACACGTTCCACCGCAATCGATATCGGATTCATTGCCATTTTTGATGTCGTCGCTACACGTGGGCGGGATGCATGTACGATCCGCGCCGCATTTCTTGCTCGCGCAATGTTCGCTTGCCGTACATTCGACGCATTGCCCCTTGCCATTGCACGCGTGGCCGCCGTTTTCGGCACACGGAGCGCCAATCGGTTCGTTGTCGAATCCGCAAAGCCCGTCTGCAAAACACCGAGGTTTGCCGCAATCGCTCACGGTGCCCGGGCAATCGCCTTCCCCGCGACATTCAGCGCTTCCACCGCCGCCAGCTCCCCCGCCCGATGACGCAGACGAGGAACTGGCGGACGACGAGGATGACGAGGAGGCATTGCTGGACGAACCACCCGCACCTGCTGAAATGCGGTTTTCGTCGATATCGGCGAGGAGTGCGCAACCGAATGCGGCGCCACTGCCGACGACGAATCCGAGCGTGGTAAGGAGGCGGGCGAAATTCGAAAAAGCCATCGAAGCCGCCTCAGCTTACCACGCCCGCGACGAACTACCACGCTTTCACGTGCCGACGTTCTTTGATTTCTTGCCCGAGCATCTCGAGGAAGCCCGCAAGCGGCATGGCCTTCTGTTCCTTGATGCCGTACCGGCGCACGGTGACCGTTTGCTCCGCCTCTTCTTTGCCACCGACGACGAGCAAAATGGGAACCTTACGCGTCGCGCCTTCCTGGATTTTCTTGCCCATCGTCGCCGGGCTCGTATCGAGCTCCACGCGTACCAATTCTTCGCGAAGCTGTGCCTCGATTTTCTTGCCGTACGCCAAAAACTTGTCGCTGACGGGGATCACCACGACCTGCACCGGCGCCAGCCACGTCGGGAATGCCCCACCGTAATGCTCGATGAGAAACGCCACGAATCGTTCGTGCGTTCCGAGCGGCGCGCGATGGATGCAATAAGGCGTTTTTTCCTTGCCGTCGCGGTCCGTGTACGACAAATTGAATCGCGGTGGAATGGCAAAATCGAGCTGGTTCGTCGATAGCGTGAATTCACGCCCGGTCACCGTGACGAATTGAAAGTCCACCTTCGGCCCGTAAAACGCTCCATCTCCAGGCGAAACCCTGTAATGAGCGCCCACTTCTTCCAATGCCTCGGTCACGAGCCGCTCGGATAGCGTCCACGATTCCGGATCGTCCACGTATTTGCCGGCTCGTTTCGGATCCTGCGGATCCCACGACGAAAGCCGCATGTAGTAGTTCGTGAAGCCGAACAAGTCGTAGTACCGCCGATGCAGCTCCAACACCGCCTTGAATTCGTCCTTCAGTTGATCGGGCGTCACGTAAATGTGCGCGTCGTTCATGCACATACCTCGCACGCGCGTCAGCCCCTGAAGCTGCCCAGCTCGCTCGAATCGATACACGCTGCCATATTCGGCATAACGCAGCGGCAAATCCCGATAGGAATGTTTTTCCGACGCATACACCATGTGATGATGCGGGCAGTTCATCGGCTTCAGGTAATAC
This window of the Polyangiaceae bacterium genome carries:
- a CDS encoding polyphosphate kinase 2 family protein codes for the protein MGIVTYDKTGERVKLSDASEDPPKHVSRDEAQKELADLGDELFTLQDLLWGARTHAVLVVLQGRDTAGKDGAIKHVAGFLNPRGVHVTSFGVPTSEEREHDFLWRIHRNTPRLGEFAIFNRSHYEDVLVVRVHDLAPKEIWGERFGHIRDFEELLVEHRTIVLKFFLHISKDEQKKRLLEREQDPRTAWKLNAGDWQERELWDEYTEAYEDAISRTATKRAPWRIVPADAKWYRNLVIARAIVEELRPYKKIWQEKLDRVGADKKAELDAYRKSRG
- a CDS encoding addiction module protein, which codes for MTALARKLLDQALDLPDDERLAIASALLESVEGEVDPGWEEAWVKEAQRRDAMARASGEPLAEWSEVRERVLRRLATR
- a CDS encoding esterase-like activity of phytase family protein, translated to MTTRKAASIFAFSCVCLLAGCSRKPDTAMPSGGRIVNVQVLDLPGLSGLARDDASSLFAVPEDIRVLVELSAGGAEQHRYRVSGVPEGVEFESLAWLGKGRFAIGTEGGCKDGSEHVLVVEREGDGAKVVRDIAMPLRAWGAECDDKRGVEGLCAAGGKLIAAIENPLSGKNDERFAAIARIDEQTGEVTAYRLTLTTTTGKIAGLDCREKDGAIEVLAIERHFEVSRLLSFTVPLGGAAEEAPRTARVVMDLFPYANGGKRNFEGVVWLDDRRAMLVVDNKYGSVTGPNEMVEVDLAGK
- a CDS encoding threonine--tRNA ligase is translated as MPVIQDKPQDEKLFRIRHSLSHVMAQAVQTLYPGTKLGFGPPVDDGFYYDFILPKPINDADLPAIEAKMREIIASGQAFAHEDLPVEAALGRIEGQMGEPFKAEYARELVNKQGLSQLSFYTNGPFLDMCEGPHVDKTSDIPLDAFKLHSVAGAYWRGDERNAMMTRVYGYAFHTKAELEAYVAAVEQAKQRDHRKLGQELRIYAIRDEVGKGLPLWLPNGAAMRHELEKLAHEMEFRAGYKKIATPHITKRGLYETSGHIPLYEDGMYPPMVIDEEGKGAGGPQESYYLKPMNCPHHHMVYASEKHSYRDLPLRYAEYGSVYRFERAGQLQGLTRVRGMCMNDAHIYVTPDQLKDEFKAVLELHRRYYDLFGFTNYYMRLSSWDPQDPKRAGKYVDDPESWTLSERLVTEALEEVGAHYRVSPGDGAFYGPKVDFQFVTVTGREFTLSTNQLDFAIPPRFNLSYTDRDGKEKTPYCIHRAPLGTHERFVAFLIEHYGGAFPTWLAPVQVVVIPVSDKFLAYGKKIEAQLREELVRVELDTSPATMGKKIQEGATRKVPILLVVGGKEEAEQTVTVRRYGIKEQKAMPLAGFLEMLGQEIKERRHVKAW